In the genome of Blastocatellia bacterium, one region contains:
- a CDS encoding penicillin acylase family protein yields the protein NAPGQSGDPTSPHYRDLFELWKDGRYFPVFFSRAKIETVTIRRERLQPLQPSENASR from the coding sequence GAACGCCCCAGGACAATCGGGCGATCCCACCAGCCCTCACTATCGCGACCTGTTCGAACTCTGGAAAGACGGACGCTATTTCCCCGTCTTCTTCTCTCGCGCTAAGATCGAAACGGTCACCATTCGACGCGAGCGGTTGCAGCCGCTTCAGCCAAGCGAGAATGCATCAAGATGA